The following are encoded together in the Bos javanicus breed banteng chromosome X, ARS-OSU_banteng_1.0, whole genome shotgun sequence genome:
- the LOC133242250 gene encoding cancer/testis antigen family 47 member B1-like: MSTTGDGDLAPGGQEGPASAAGAQARARDGVDRNSEPRRGDSMPEAEAGGVVGASGGPREVALEGGNSEEDSDIQPAEEGEEEEQAQGVNRMVHSRHFSMTRYRLTVLTQRYPMLNFMYKNHILVPPEDDDVLVRHQNRPRLSNLSSATVARFSEVQVPSDRPGEGPAGGPAEEAP; the protein is encoded by the coding sequence ATGTCTACCACGGGGGATGGAGATCTGGCCCCTGGCGGGCAGGAAGGCCCTGCAAGTGCGGCAGGGGCCCAGGCCAGAGCCCGTGACGGTGTGGACCGCAACTCCGAGCCTCGCAGGGGTGACTCCATGCCTGAGGCTGAGGCGGGTGGAGTCGTCGGGGCCTCAGGAGGCCCAAGGGAGGTGGCCCTGGAGGGTGGGAACTCTGAGGAAGACTCGGACATCCAGCCGGccgaggagggggaggaagaggagcaggCGCAGGGCGTGAACCGCATGGTGCACTCGCGACACTTCTCCATGACCCGCTACCGCTTAACGGTCCTGACTCAGAGGTACCCGATGCTGAACTTTATGTACAAAAACCACATCCTAGTCCCGCCAGAGGACGACGACGTGTTGGTCCGGCACCAGAACCGGCCGCGCTTGTCCAACCTCAGCTCAGCCACTGTGGCTCGGTTCTCTGAGGTCCAGGTGCCCTCAGATAGACCGGGGGAGGGGCCAGCGGGGGGACCAGCGGAGGAAGCCCCG